The sequence TAACCGGTCATGCATTAGATAATTCCGATTGGTCGGAGTTTGGTTTAGACGGTATGAAACACACTTTGGGCCAGGCGCAATATCAGAAAGACTTTGCCAATGTATCTAACTACTTTGGTGAGCGACTTCAGAAGATGTGGCAAGGGCAAGATATCACGGGCTGGCAAAGCAGACCGCAAAGTCAGTGGGCGTCATCATGGGAGTGGGCTGAGCTTGATCAAGCGGCCATGACGGTTTCGCTGGTCGATGGTTCAATGAAAGACGTCCTGCAATACACCCTACCAACCTTTCATGATGTATGGGTCGACCACAAATATGGTGGCGTTGGGCTTGATCCTAAGCGAACTAAAGCTTTCCATTGGGGCAATGGCTATCACCAATTTGAACATGCGCTGATTGGCTATTTATATGCTCGACAAGAGGAAGGTAAACCCGCTGTACTTCACTACGCAAGGCCAACTAACAGCAAGATGCCAATGGAACCTTATTACTATCAAGGAGATGTACTTAAATTAGAGAATCAGAGCGATGGAACGCAAAAGGTCAGTTTCAACAACATTCGACCTTAATACCTGATATTCACTCATCGGTATTTCTGGAAGTGGTTAACGACTAAGACGGAGCTGATGAGTGGCTAGCTGTTAGCAAAGCCTGAAAAGAAGATCTTCAGGCTTTTGAAATACCGTTGAGCAACATTTATTGGTAGGATTTTAAATGAATACATAAGCAAGTGAATCTTGTCGGATCTTCAGTTAAACCATATGCGTCATCACGAAATCACTTCTTATTATTCTGCTCAACCAACTTTTCATTCCACGCTTCGTTGCCGTCTCGCTTACTGACATCATATTCAGAGCAGAACTGCGATATGGTCATGTTGTTATCGCCAGTTGCTAACTTTAATGCCAATTGAACTTGTTGAAGTTTGCTTTGCAGACGAAGGTTTTGACCTGCCTTTGGGCTTTTTTCTTTAGCAAACTTTAAAGCAGCATGTTTACGTTCGGCAGCTCCCGCTCGGCGATCCGCTTCTGATAATAGATATTTTAGCTGCGCGACACTCTTGCCCTTCTTAAAGGCAGGTTCAAGCAACTCAACGCATTCATCAAATGATGGATTTATAACATATGGATCAATTCTATGCGCTTGTTGGCGCATCCACTCTAGCGCGAGCTTTTCATCTGACATTTTGCAATCTTTACCAATAAAACAGCCGTACATGGTATCGCTCAATAGCAAACCGCTGCAATAAAAAATTGAGTAACTTTTGCCTTTTTAATTAGAGCTTGTAGTTTAGTATCAATAACGCCAAATTGAACCGCTGCCTTAACCCCGCAACGAAGAGCTAAAGTTGATGCTATTGATACCTCTTTCGGCCTTTTTAACGCATCACAAACAGCTCTTCGTGATAATTCTGGTCAACATTGAACTTGTACGCATCGAGTTCTTTTTTAAGCGATGTTGAGAACAACTCTGGCCCACAAAAATACAAATCATAAACGTTTAGATCACCACATTGACTCGCGATTCTCTCTGCGTTTAATCGAGGTGAGTGCAAGGTATCTATTACATTCAGCTTCACTCCGACTAGATGCGCAAGGTGCCATAATTCATCGACTAAATGCTTATCGACACCACGGGTACAGTAAAACAGTTCAATTCGAGGATGAGTTTTCTCTGTTTTGAGCGCTTCAAGCGTTGCAAAAAACGACGCTATTCCGACACCACCCGCAATCCAAATTTGTGGCTTACTTAAGTCAAACTCAAGTCGACCATAAGGCCCTTCCACCGTAACCGCATCGCCCGCATTTACTCGTTCATAAAGACCATTCGTAAAGTCACCCAATTCTTTAATCAAGAAGCGCAGTTCTGAGTCTTCGCTGCCTGACACAATGGTAAACGGATGCGGGTCTTCGTTACCAAAACGCAAGTACGCAAACTGCCCTGCTTTATGGCCTCGCCAAGATGTATCGGGCTTTAATACTAACTCCATCACTTCAGATTTTGGAAAGTAGCGAGTGGACACAACAGAAGTAGAATGCCGATTACGACGCCCAACAAAACCCAACAAACTGTAAATCGCTGCGACAGACCCAACCAAAGCAAAGGCCACCGTTAGGTAATAAATGGGCTGGCCCCAATAGGCATGTTTGAGCAGTAATACCGAGTGAAACGCGATCAACAGATACGCGACAGACATCAAGCGATGTGACAATTTAAACGGTTTGTATTTTACTGCTGCCCACAACGACGCGACCAATAAAACAAGCAATAGGTAGAAACCCCACTCGCCAATATTTTCAGCAAAACCGTGTAGTCCATTGACCCACGCTTCCCAACCAGACAAGGTTCTTGCCGGGCCTGAACCGTCATGACGAACAGGTTTCGCCAACACACCTGACATCACTAGCCACTTAGGGATCTGGTACCACAACCAGTGCGTCACACCCAATGCAACGCCACCGATACCCAACCATTTGTGGACTCGATACGCTTTATCCATACCTTTGAGCCAATTCTCAACCATAGGTAGACGCATCGCCAAGATCATGGTGATGGACATTAACATCAGAGACAAAATACCCGAGTACTGAATCATGGCCGAGCGCCATTCAAATACGTTGCTTGAAGCGAAGAGTTGCGGTTCCATCGCAAACCAAAAGGCTGACATTGTGGCAATCATTGCCCAGATGATATTGCGGACTGTTTTCATTTTTTAACACTCATAAAGACGACATCATTACTTTAGCGTGCGTGATGTAAAGCGACGTCAACATGCGTAAATCTATGCAAAGGCACATACTCAATTGATCGATAGCGGATGCTTCTGCGTAAATATGATTTGGCTAATGAACACGTTCGTCGATAACAATGGGAAGCAAAAAAGACATGAAGGACATGAACCTTTCAAGACAAGATATTCAAACAATGGATCAGCGAGAACGCGCTCGCTTAATCAACTCCTTATCGGGATTCAAAAGCGCCAACCTAATTGGTACGTGTGATAAACAAGGGCTAGAAAACCTTGCTGTGGTAAGCTCGGTGGTTCATTTAGGGTCAAATCCCCCCTTGTTTGGCTTCATCGTCCGACCATCAGAAAGTCGTCGCCATACATTAGAGAATATCCTAGAAACTCGACACTTCACCATCAACAGCATCGGTGCGGGCTTTGTTCAAAAAGCCCATCAAACTTCGGCTCGTTATCCTAAATCAATCTCAGAGTTTAACGCGGTCGGTCTCACGTCCTATTACGATGATGTGTTCCCTGCTCCGTTTGTCTTGGAGAGTCCTCTGAAAATAGGCTTAGCTTTCAAAGAACAAATCACAATTGAAAGTAACCAAACTCAAATGTTGATTGGTGAAGTTGTTACAATTCACGCTCCAAAACGTGCCGTGATGCCGGACGGCTACCTAGATTTAGAAGCGTTAGATTTAGTCACAATTTCAGGGCTAGACAGTTATCATGTCACGCAGAGGTTACATCGTTTAAGCTATGCAAAACCAAATAGGTCACTGTTTCCACTGACCCACGAAGGCAACCCAACCTCATGGGAGGCTTTCGAACACAATCTCACTCATTTTGTTCGGTAATTTACTGGCAAAGCTGCTAACTTTCCCAACTTAACCCTGTGCACCACACAACAGCGCTAAACTACATCTATTTCCAAGGACCCTTTTGAAGTTAACCCACTTTAAATACAGAACGCGCAAAGGCCCGGACTACCGACATGGCGATCAGGTGTCATTCATGGACATCAAACAGACCTTCGGTATGGGCAGCATTCGTGTGGGCGCTTGGGTAACGAAAGAAGAGAAAGAGCTCGCTGCAAATCTGATATTCGACTCGTTAGCAGACTTGGCTTACATCTTGGCTTTGCCACCAGAAGCAATTGGCTTGCGTGGCACATTAGGCTTGGCGTTCGGCAGTGGTGGCAGAAAAGGTGTACAAGCACACTACGCACCGAACCAGAGAGAATTAGCCCTAGCTAAGAATGCAGGAGCTGGTGCACTCGCCCACGAGTTCTGGCATGCATTTGACCACTACATCGCTGAAAAGGCGTTTGAGATCGGCGATACCTCAGGCCCTCGAAAACACATCTTGTTCGCCAGTGACTGTTGGTTACACGATAGAAACGTGCGACCTCATCCATTAAACGAGAGTTTGATGTCACTGTTCGATGCCTCACTACTCAGTGACAACAACCTAGATAAACACGACTACGTGGCTCGAAGTGTCATTGCAGACAAGGCAACGTCTGCCCGTTACTTCTCACTACCCACAGAAATGATGGCGCGAGCCTTTGAAGCTACGATTGAATCCTGTTCAGATATCGAGAATTCTTACTTAGTCGATGGCACGACCAAGCCGGATATGTTCCCTCTCTATCCAGACCTCAAGCATCGCAAAGAGATTTATGAAGCGCTTCAAGGTTATTTCGCTCCATTAGGTCGTTCTCTAAGTAAGTAACGTCTTAAGTCGTTTGCTTGAAGAGATGACCAAGCAGTGGAAAATGTTTATAGTCGAGACTCAAACTTCAACATGCATGATTTAGAGGCAGTAATGATCAGTTGGCCATCTTTGGTAAAACTCGACGGTGACGATGAGCTTATTTACGTCGCATCCGAACACGATTTTCAAGCAGAATGCTCAGACATGATCTTGGGCGAAGATGATTACCTCATCGATTCAGAGGGCGACAGCTACTCGCTTCAATCGAGTTCAAACCAACTATCCCTAGCTAAACGAACACTGCAATATTCGGTTGAAGCCGTGACGAAACTGATTCGAAATCACGAGCTCCAGAAAGCAGAAGTATGCCTGATGAAGATCCACTTCCAGACTATCGAAGAAGCGATTCAGTCTTTGGCTTTTGAGCCACGTTAATATTGGTTATTAGCTCGAAACCTAAATTCGAAGCACAGTAGTGAATTAATACAGAACAAACAAAAACAGCGCCCAAATAGGCGCTGTTTTTCGTTTTACTTAGTTAACAGGTTAAGCGATAAAAATCTGTGCCAGTGCATAGCCTAAGCAACATGCGCCTACTACACCGATTAAACCAACCGACATGAATGAGTGGTTGAAGTACCACTTACCAATCTTGGTGGTGCCAGAGACATCGAAGTTAACCGTTGCGATATCTGATGGGTAGTTCGGGATGAAGAAGTAGCCGTAAACTGCTGGCATCAAGCCGATCAGCAAGGCTGGATCTAGTCCTAAGCCAAGACCAACAGGCAACATCATACGAGCCGTCGCAGCTTGAGAGTTCACCACAACCGACACAATGAATAGCGCTAGTGCAAACGTCCATGGGTAATTCGTTACCATTTCCACGATGCCAGACTTGAACTGAGGCATTGCATATTGGAAGTAAGTATCCGACATCCAAGCGATACCGAAGATAGCAATCGCCGCCACCATACCCGATTTGAATACCACGCCGTTTGGCACATCACGCGGGTCAGTTTTAGTTGCCAGTAAAATGATACCGCCGAAACAGAGCATCATCATTTGGATGATCACCGACATCTTGATTGGCTTGTCGCCGTCTACGATGGTTCTGATCTCTGGCACCATTGCCACGATAACAATCACGACAATCGACAGTAGGAAAATCAACACGGCATTACGAGCCGAAGTTGGAAGCACTTCATCCAAAGACGTCGCCGTCGTGTTCTCGATGCGTTTTTTCCACTCAGGATCTTTTAGACGTGCTTGATAATCAGGATCGTCATTCAGTTCTTTACCGCGTTTCAAGCTATATAGAGAAAGTAAAAGTGTGCCGAACAACGTTGCAGGAACCGTCACCATCAAAATAGAAAGCAGAGTAATGGAGTGTTGGACATCGGAAAGTTGCGCGAGGTAATACACCACTGCAGCCGAGATTGGAGAAGCCGTAATCGCCAACTGAGACGCCACCGACGCTGCCGCCATTGGACGCTCAGGACGAATCCCGTTCTTCAACGCAACATCACCGATGATAGGCATGATTGAGTAAACCGCGTGGCCAGTACCCAATAGGAAAGTCATCGAATAAGTCACGAACGGTGCTATCAAGGTGACGCGTTTCGGGTTCTTTCTCAGTACCCTTTCCGCGACTTGAAGCATGTATTTCAAACCACCAGCCGCTTCTAAAATCGAAGCACAAGTCACAACGGCGAGAATGATCAACATT comes from Vibrio syngnathi and encodes:
- a CDS encoding ferredoxin reductase family protein; the protein is MKTVRNIIWAMIATMSAFWFAMEPQLFASSNVFEWRSAMIQYSGILSLMLMSITMILAMRLPMVENWLKGMDKAYRVHKWLGIGGVALGVTHWLWYQIPKWLVMSGVLAKPVRHDGSGPARTLSGWEAWVNGLHGFAENIGEWGFYLLLVLLVASLWAAVKYKPFKLSHRLMSVAYLLIAFHSVLLLKHAYWGQPIYYLTVAFALVGSVAAIYSLLGFVGRRNRHSTSVVSTRYFPKSEVMELVLKPDTSWRGHKAGQFAYLRFGNEDPHPFTIVSGSEDSELRFLIKELGDFTNGLYERVNAGDAVTVEGPYGRLEFDLSKPQIWIAGGVGIASFFATLEALKTEKTHPRIELFYCTRGVDKHLVDELWHLAHLVGVKLNVIDTLHSPRLNAERIASQCGDLNVYDLYFCGPELFSTSLKKELDAYKFNVDQNYHEELFVMR
- a CDS encoding flavin reductase family protein — translated: MKDMNLSRQDIQTMDQRERARLINSLSGFKSANLIGTCDKQGLENLAVVSSVVHLGSNPPLFGFIVRPSESRRHTLENILETRHFTINSIGAGFVQKAHQTSARYPKSISEFNAVGLTSYYDDVFPAPFVLESPLKIGLAFKEQITIESNQTQMLIGEVVTIHAPKRAVMPDGYLDLEALDLVTISGLDSYHVTQRLHRLSYAKPNRSLFPLTHEGNPTSWEAFEHNLTHFVR
- a CDS encoding CLCA_X family protein encodes the protein MKLTHFKYRTRKGPDYRHGDQVSFMDIKQTFGMGSIRVGAWVTKEEKELAANLIFDSLADLAYILALPPEAIGLRGTLGLAFGSGGRKGVQAHYAPNQRELALAKNAGAGALAHEFWHAFDHYIAEKAFEIGDTSGPRKHILFASDCWLHDRNVRPHPLNESLMSLFDASLLSDNNLDKHDYVARSVIADKATSARYFSLPTEMMARAFEATIESCSDIENSYLVDGTTKPDMFPLYPDLKHRKEIYEALQGYFAPLGRSLSK
- a CDS encoding DUF4144 domain-containing protein, which translates into the protein MISWPSLVKLDGDDELIYVASEHDFQAECSDMILGEDDYLIDSEGDSYSLQSSSNQLSLAKRTLQYSVEAVTKLIRNHELQKAEVCLMKIHFQTIEEAIQSLAFEPR
- a CDS encoding anaerobic C4-dicarboxylate transporter, which encodes MLYFEFLFLLVVLYIGSRYGGIGLGVVSGIGLVIEVFVFKMPPTSPPVTVMLIILAVVTCASILEAAGGLKYMLQVAERVLRKNPKRVTLIAPFVTYSMTFLLGTGHAVYSIMPIIGDVALKNGIRPERPMAAASVASQLAITASPISAAVVYYLAQLSDVQHSITLLSILMVTVPATLFGTLLLSLYSLKRGKELNDDPDYQARLKDPEWKKRIENTTATSLDEVLPTSARNAVLIFLLSIVVIVIVAMVPEIRTIVDGDKPIKMSVIIQMMMLCFGGIILLATKTDPRDVPNGVVFKSGMVAAIAIFGIAWMSDTYFQYAMPQFKSGIVEMVTNYPWTFALALFIVSVVVNSQAATARMMLPVGLGLGLDPALLIGLMPAVYGYFFIPNYPSDIATVNFDVSGTTKIGKWYFNHSFMSVGLIGVVGACCLGYALAQIFIA